The genomic interval AATACAGATTGAGTACCAATTATTGCCAGGAAGAGGCTTGGCATTGCATCAGGGTTATAGAGTCCTAGATGACCACATACCCTTGACCTGGTTGAGGCATtaaacttctctaagcctcaaggcctcatctgtaaaattggctTCTGCTCAAAGAAAAGGAATTGGAATGGATGCACTCCTGAAATTGTTTTCTACATTAAGATCTATGATTCCGTACATATTTCAATTTCATAATCAAGGTCTCTAACTGAATATAAAACTACATTAGAAAAGCTTATGTCGTAAACTTATATACCACATTTGTACATATAATTTACTATAAGCATTTTCTCTCAGCATGTAAATATATTTGCTTagtgtttaaaacatttaaagcaATAAGATTCTGTCATCAATGGTAAGCTAAAAAGAGAGATACAATTAAATAATCTACATGCCATATTTTGACATCAGTTTTATTTGGGGGCACAtagacttttattttcattcatttattcaatgctTAGTTAATGAGCATAAGGCAAAGTGCCATGTAGGATAAAACATCTATAAATGTGGTCCCTATTCATGAATGATTTATTTCTGTGAAGCTTCCCCAACATCCCTGAGTAGAGTTACTCCTGAGGGTAGATTTAGTTACTTCACTGTCCATGCTTCCATTACAGCACTCAACAATGCTATTGTCATTTTTCTGTTACATTTTTGCTTCATCTCTAGGCTATAAACTCATTAGCAAAGGAATTCTCTTATTCATCTTTCAACCTAGAACTTCCTATGTATCTGCCATGTAGGACAAGCTCATTAGAGACTTGACATAAGACTATTACAATCACCAATAAGAACTATTGGccaggaccaggcatggtggctcacctctgtaatcccagcactttgggaggccgaggcaggaggatcacttgaagccaggagtttgggaccagcctggccaacatggtgaaatcccatctctactaaaaagatacaaaaattagcagggtggggtggcacatgcttgtaatcccagctacttgggcggctgaggcaggaggattgcttgaacccaggaggtggaggttgcagtgagccaagatcccaccactgcactccagcctaggcaacagagcaagactctgtctcaagaaaaaaaaaaaattaccatcacCAATAATGGAGAGATGGACAACATGTGCCTCTCCAGATGTGATATCCTGAGAATGGCACAATATTAACTATGCAGAACACTGGCCAAGAATGCATAACTCCAACTTATTgtaagaaaacatcagacaaggacaaaataatgaaaattctaccatataaatttctttcttagaAAGTCAGTTGGGGAGGAtagaaactatatttttataaaatatcaatgacataaAAGACAAAGGAAGGCTGTGAAAATGTTTCATATTAAAAGAAGCTGAAGAGACATGACAAATGCAATAACTTACCCTACACTGGATTTTTTTTGCTGGAAGGGAAAAATGCTATCAAGAACATTATTAGGTCAGTGAACAAAATTGGGATATGAATGGTAGATTAAAGTATTGCATTTTAGATGAGATATAtgcatccaaaaaaagaaaaagtatatttttaaaaagtattataccAATGTAAACTTATAAAATATGTAGCTTCATTGAGGTTATGTAAGAatattccttttcttataaaatatacatggaaatacttaaGAGTAAAGGACTATAATATTTGTAACCTTCAAATGGTTCAGTAAAAAattatacacaccacacacacacacacacacacacacacacacagctatgcatgcatacacatagaGAGCAAATGATAAAGCAAGTGGGGTAAAATGTTAGCAATTCAGGAACCTAGGTAAAGGGTGTATGTTCCTTGTACTGTTTTTCATACTTGCAACTTTtgttaagtttgaaattatttccaaataaaatgtttttaaaaggaaccagaaatcatgtattttaaaagatgttcaaCTTCACTACTATTCGaggaaatgtgaattaaaatatgAGAGAGTGGGccaagcaaggtggctcacacccataatcccagaactttgggaagcagaggatcacttgagcccaggagttcaagaacagcctggcaatatagtgagaccccatctctaaaaatagataggtagatagatagatagatagacagatagatagatagatagatagatgatagacagacacatacacacatacacacacatacacacacacacacacacacggtaaaACCACATCCctccaaaaaaaatacatatatacaaaaattagctgagcatagtggcaagtgcctgtagtcccagtcactcgggaggctgagatgagagaaccgactgagcctgggaagtcaaggctgtagtaaactatgatggcaccactgcattccagtctagatgacagagtgagatcctatctcaaaaaaaaattacaattaaaattttttttaaaaaattctagccTCTCTGCGCGCGGGAAGATGGCAGAACAGGCTACCAAGTCCGTGCTGTTTGTGTGTCTGGGTAACATTTGTCGATCACCCATTGCAGAAGCAGTTTTCAGGAAACTTGTAACCGATCAAAACATCTCAGAGAATTGGAGGGTAGACAGCGCGGCAACTTCCGGGTATGAGATAGGGAACCCCCCTGACTACCGAGGGCAGAGCTGCATGAAGAGGCACGGCATTCCCATGAGCCACGTTGCCCGGCAGATTACCAAAGAAGATTTTGCCACATTtgattatatactatgtatggATGAAAGCAATCTGAGAGATTTGAATAGAAAAAGTAATCAAGTTAAAACCTGCAAAGCTAAAATTGAACTACTTGGGAGCTATGATCCACAAGAAGATCCCTATTATGGGAATGACTCTGACTTTGAGACGGTGTACCAGCAGTGTGTCAGGTGCTGCAGAGCGTTCTTGGAGAAGGCCCACTGAGGCAGGTTCGTGCCCTGCTGCGGCCAGCCTGACTAGACCCCACCCCGAGGTCCTGCATTTCTCAGTCAGTGTGTAATCACGTTCCAGGGCCCAAAGCCCCAGCTCTTTGTTCAGTTGACTTACTGTTTCTTACCTTAAAAAGTAATTGTAGATGGAAATCAGTTGTGTTTGGCAGAAGAATCAATAAAAATCTTTGATTCAGACAGCTTATGGGGTATTTTAAGCATTCTTAGACTAGTTGAACATCTCACTTTGCCCCAATTACAAGAATAGTAGAACAAGCAACATAAAACAATGAAGGAAAACCTCACTTGAAGGCCCGGGTCAACATCTAAGCCTGTTGAGACTTAGATAATCGAGTCTACCTCTTCAGTAGGTTTGTGTGGATGGCCTGATGGAGGGCAGGTGCCCTCTGCTCCCCAGTGCTACCTCTCTCTTCCCTAGGGCCTTTTATGGATTGACAGTAGTCCCGTCCgtaggagctcacagtctagatTAGAAGTGTTTTAATTTCTACACACCCATAGTGCACACTTGTATATTGAAAAGATAGGGAAGAGAGAAACATTTATGGAATCAGTCGTTGGCACCTTCAATACTTAATGATTTTTGTCGAGTTTACTTCACGAGGAGGTCAGCCCATTGGCTCCCATCTGAACCACTTTGCCTCTGAAACTTAATTACATCCAGAAAGAAGGACACTTGTATGCTAGTCTATGGTCAGTTGAGGAATGTGACTGTTTTTATATGCACatgtaacccaaatgtccaatataaattggcttattttttaaaataattttaaaagttgggaAAAGTGTTATTTGGCATGCTTAAATATTGAGTAAGTATTCTTCATcagcatttaataaatgtatagGCAGatataaggtaaaaaaaaaaaattctagccaatagaaatgaaatattaatgtaaaaaaatgaCCATAATAATACAGTGGCTGGTAAAGTAGCCATGTTGCCCGTTTGGCAGACTGTTCTTTGAGGTACCAGGATATTGTGCAGAAGAGGGTCTT from Gorilla gorilla gorilla isolate KB3781 chromosome 7, NHGRI_mGorGor1-v2.1_pri, whole genome shotgun sequence carries:
- the LOC101146543 gene encoding low molecular weight phosphotyrosine protein phosphatase-like is translated as MAEQATKSVLFVCLGNICRSPIAEAVFRKLVTDQNISENWRVDSAATSGYEIGNPPDYRGQSCMKRHGIPMSHVARQITKEDFATFDYILCMDESNLRDLNRKSNQVKTCKAKIELLGSYDPQEDPYYGNDSDFETVYQQCVRCCRAFLEKAH